The following are encoded in a window of Candidatus Angelobacter sp. genomic DNA:
- a CDS encoding FeoA family protein gives MAASAQPLTSLAVGAAATVAEIKVPAERRSRLLEMGLIVGTTVELVRFAPLGDPVEIKVRGYNLTLRKQEAEQILVRVST, from the coding sequence ATGGCTGCCTCAGCCCAACCGCTGACTTCGCTCGCGGTCGGCGCCGCCGCCACCGTCGCCGAAATCAAAGTCCCTGCCGAACGCCGCAGCCGGCTGCTCGAAATGGGTTTGATCGTCGGAACAACTGTTGAGCTTGTTCGCTTTGCGCCACTCGGCGATCCCGTGGAAATCAAAGTGCGCGGCTACAATCTCACGCTGCGCAAGCAGGAGGCTGAGCAGATTTTGGTGAGGGTGAGCACATGA
- the feoB gene encoding ferrous iron transport protein B: MNRAAASDKEKSIRKNASPTCVALTGNPNCGKTTLFNALTGLRAKVGNYAGVTVERKEGRLRGTPPDVSITLLDLPGTYSLSPNSLDEQISRDVLLNRLPELPPPDLIVIVVDASNLQRNLYYATQVIELGHPALIALNMVDVAEANGHRIDEKKLGGILGVPVLPVVASTGKGIAQLKQKIIDILGSASVSGAVRREDAPNISSGERPNESVRREAHLAGQVSRLSPSSSGNDFGSGRAASPAPKLFCQLPGLFRIEATGLADLLAETFSERRLQATAEALLLLSNERALASSTSHYPQRIQDAVAAARKRLDGHGIDWRGAPIEWRYARVAEIAQAATTELAPPGETFSDKLDRVLTHKLWGVTVFVAIMALMFQSIFTFARIPMDALQSAVDWFGGVVGGAIPRGDLNSLLVEGVIAGVGAVIVFLPQILLLFLFIGFLEDTGYMARAAFLMDRLMSKVGLHGKSFIPMLSSFACAIPGIMATRTIETPKDRLVTILVAPLMSCSARLPVYTLLIAACIPDKRVIGFLKLQGLTMLSMYLLGIIVALLMAWLFKKTLLKGETPLLIMELPPYKRPVLRVVLRHMWDRSKLFLRRAGTVILGINILLWALATYPRGTAMENDFAARREAIKAAELRSLNEGKDNGEITAQRLAELDKVEAGEKLRQSFAGRLGRAIEPAIAPLGFDWKMGIGIVASFAAREVFVSTMSTVYNVGGYDKSASGIRSLAETLQQQRKPDGSPVYTPLVAVTLMVFYVFALQCVSTVAIVRRETNSWKWPAFQWLYMGILAWVLAFITYQGGRLLGWQ; this comes from the coding sequence ATGAATCGCGCAGCCGCTTCGGACAAAGAAAAATCTATCCGGAAAAATGCCTCTCCGACCTGCGTCGCTCTGACCGGCAATCCGAACTGCGGCAAGACCACGCTGTTCAACGCGCTCACCGGTTTGCGCGCGAAGGTCGGTAATTACGCCGGTGTCACGGTCGAGCGCAAAGAAGGCAGGTTACGAGGCACACCGCCGGACGTTTCCATCACGTTGCTTGATCTGCCCGGCACTTACAGCCTCAGCCCGAATTCCCTCGACGAGCAAATTTCCCGCGACGTGCTGCTGAATCGCCTGCCGGAACTGCCGCCCCCGGATTTGATCGTCATCGTCGTGGACGCGTCGAACCTGCAACGCAACCTCTATTACGCGACTCAAGTCATCGAGTTGGGCCATCCCGCGCTCATCGCGCTGAACATGGTGGATGTGGCCGAGGCGAACGGGCATCGCATTGACGAAAAAAAACTCGGCGGGATTCTTGGCGTGCCGGTGTTGCCCGTCGTGGCCAGCACTGGAAAAGGAATTGCTCAATTGAAGCAGAAAATCATTGATATACTGGGGAGCGCGTCCGTCTCGGGCGCGGTTCGGCGCGAGGACGCGCCGAACATTTCGAGCGGCGAGCGTCCGAATGAATCCGTGCGTCGCGAGGCTCATCTCGCAGGACAGGTGTCGCGCTTGTCCCCATCGTCGTCTGGAAATGATTTTGGAAGCGGGCGCGCGGCATCTCCCGCGCCGAAACTGTTCTGCCAGTTGCCCGGCTTGTTCCGCATCGAGGCGACCGGTCTGGCAGATTTGCTCGCGGAAACGTTTTCCGAACGGCGCTTGCAAGCCACGGCGGAGGCGCTGCTCCTTCTCAGCAACGAAAGAGCGCTGGCTTCGTCCACGTCGCATTATCCGCAAAGGATTCAAGACGCCGTGGCCGCGGCGCGCAAGCGGCTCGACGGCCACGGCATTGACTGGCGCGGCGCGCCGATCGAGTGGCGTTACGCGCGTGTCGCGGAAATCGCGCAGGCGGCCACCACCGAACTCGCGCCGCCGGGCGAAACGTTCAGCGACAAACTGGATCGCGTGCTCACGCACAAGCTTTGGGGAGTGACGGTTTTCGTTGCCATCATGGCCCTGATGTTCCAGAGCATTTTCACGTTCGCCAGAATACCGATGGACGCATTGCAATCAGCCGTGGACTGGTTCGGCGGGGTGGTCGGCGGCGCCATTCCCCGCGGCGATTTGAACAGCCTTCTGGTGGAAGGAGTGATCGCGGGCGTCGGGGCGGTGATTGTCTTCCTGCCGCAAATCCTGCTGTTGTTCCTGTTCATCGGTTTTCTCGAAGACACGGGTTACATGGCGCGCGCGGCGTTTTTAATGGACCGGCTGATGAGCAAGGTCGGCCTGCATGGCAAGAGCTTTATTCCCATGCTCAGCTCGTTTGCCTGTGCGATTCCGGGCATCATGGCCACGCGGACGATTGAAACGCCGAAGGACCGGCTGGTGACGATTCTGGTCGCGCCGCTGATGAGCTGCTCGGCGCGGCTGCCGGTTTACACACTGCTCATTGCCGCGTGCATTCCCGACAAGCGCGTCATCGGCTTCCTCAAACTGCAGGGCTTGACCATGCTTTCAATGTATCTGCTGGGCATCATCGTGGCGCTGCTGATGGCGTGGCTGTTCAAGAAAACGCTGCTTAAGGGTGAAACGCCGTTGTTGATCATGGAACTGCCGCCGTACAAGCGGCCCGTGTTGCGTGTCGTGCTGCGGCACATGTGGGATCGCTCGAAATTGTTCCTCCGCCGCGCGGGGACGGTGATTCTGGGCATCAACATTTTGTTGTGGGCGCTGGCGACGTATCCTCGAGGAACCGCGATGGAGAACGATTTTGCAGCCAGACGCGAGGCGATCAAAGCGGCGGAGCTCAGAAGCTTGAACGAAGGAAAGGACAACGGTGAAATCACCGCGCAAAGGCTGGCCGAGTTGGACAAAGTGGAGGCCGGCGAAAAGCTGCGACAAAGTTTTGCCGGCCGTCTTGGGCGCGCCATTGAACCGGCCATCGCGCCCTTGGGTTTCGACTGGAAAATGGGCATCGGCATCGTGGCATCGTTTGCCGCGCGTGAGGTTTTCGTGAGCACCATGTCCACGGTCTATAATGTCGGTGGCTACGACAAATCCGCATCGGGCATCAGGAGCCTGGCCGAAACGCTCCAACAGCAAAGGAAGCCGGACGGCTCACCCGTTTACACGCCGCTCGTCGCCGTCACTTTGATGGTTTTTTACGTGTTTGCGCTGCAATGCGTGAGCACCGTCGCCATCGTCCGGCGCGAAACGAACTCGTGGAAATGGCCGGCTTTCCAGTGGCTTTACATGGGTATCCTCGCCTGGGTCCTGGCCTTCATCACGTATCAGGGCGGTCGTCTGCTGGGATGGCAGTGA
- a CDS encoding sigma-70 family RNA polymerase sigma factor, which translates to MSIEAEPGWCERLYESKAAELILYGRALGLSHNEAEDVLQETFVALVRREQPPMQPEHYCVRAFRNRALNYRRSLWRRLARELESRRWFDRLPDETPQELAAMRCLSALPVEQREAIVLKIWHEYTFEEIGELLELSPNTVAGRYRYGLQKIRSRLKGEKYEQLESIGDSTAFLDAAPPVRGA; encoded by the coding sequence GTGAGCATAGAAGCCGAACCGGGCTGGTGTGAGCGCCTTTACGAATCGAAGGCGGCTGAACTTATTTTGTACGGTCGGGCGCTGGGTTTGAGCCATAACGAGGCGGAGGATGTCCTTCAAGAGACGTTCGTGGCGCTGGTCCGGCGCGAACAACCACCGATGCAGCCCGAACACTATTGCGTCCGTGCCTTTCGCAACCGCGCATTGAACTATCGACGGAGCCTGTGGCGGCGGCTGGCGCGGGAACTGGAATCGCGGCGGTGGTTCGACCGTCTGCCGGACGAAACACCGCAGGAACTTGCGGCGATGCGTTGCCTGTCCGCGTTGCCCGTGGAGCAACGCGAAGCCATCGTTTTGAAAATATGGCATGAATACACTTTTGAAGAAATCGGGGAACTGCTGGAACTTTCCCCGAACACCGTGGCCGGGCGCTATCGCTACGGCCTGCAAAAAATCCGATCCCGCCTGAAAGGAGAGAAGTATGAACAACTGGAATCCATTGGAGACTCAACTGCATTCCTGGACGCCGCGCCGCCCGTCCGCGGGGCTTAA
- a CDS encoding DUF2723 domain-containing protein has protein sequence MSTDKLKPAKEQGRPAPNQTVPGPGARPPTPPLFRKTDWLTFGVTALLVFIGYYLTLAPDLTLEDSGELATGSFYAGVPHPPGYPVWTMFTWLFTVLVPVSNIAWRVALASAVSGALACGLIALIASRGSSMILEGIEEFKNIDRRVENALCVLAGYVAGMLIGFNGFMWSQAVIVEVYPFSLLSFMGVLCFLLRWVYAPHQMRYLYWAMFLFGLCFTNHMTLIVAAMGIEVSIAAAQPRLGRDLFLGNSVIFLIGLAAKSNGMLTAFDSNRPLFVIFVVIGVLSITAWAWLASMTMTRAEQWSALGRDILMFAGVGYLVFLVAAVSGLINISESRSSLLPVVHLAGFAALAGFAIPPLLTKKGAPPDPSAAWRKIILAATAIYVLTLFSTAAGKTAWFNKSLSFFVVHSLIGAALVLASGWTLMRARTYGTYVFPVTTLAVFWVLGAAFYLYMPLASMTNPPLNWGYPRTWDGFLHALTRGQYEKTNPTASLGRFADQMGMLITGAVEEFNLAYLLIGLVPVFFFTRMRKREQAWF, from the coding sequence ATGAGCACAGACAAATTGAAGCCGGCCAAGGAGCAGGGCAGGCCGGCTCCAAATCAGACTGTTCCCGGCCCCGGCGCCAGGCCTCCCACACCACCGCTATTCCGCAAAACCGACTGGCTGACCTTTGGCGTCACGGCACTGCTCGTGTTCATCGGTTATTACCTGACCCTGGCTCCTGACCTGACCCTGGAAGACTCCGGCGAACTGGCGACCGGTTCTTTTTACGCCGGGGTCCCGCATCCGCCCGGCTATCCGGTGTGGACGATGTTTACCTGGCTGTTCACCGTGCTCGTGCCGGTGTCGAACATCGCGTGGCGGGTCGCCCTGGCGTCGGCCGTTTCGGGCGCGCTTGCGTGCGGATTGATCGCGCTGATTGCCTCCCGGGGCAGCAGCATGATTCTTGAAGGAATCGAGGAGTTCAAAAACATCGACCGGCGCGTGGAAAACGCGTTGTGCGTGCTGGCAGGTTACGTGGCGGGAATGCTGATTGGCTTCAACGGATTCATGTGGAGCCAGGCCGTCATCGTCGAGGTTTATCCGTTCAGCCTGCTTTCGTTCATGGGTGTGCTGTGCTTTTTGTTGCGCTGGGTTTATGCGCCTCACCAGATGCGCTACCTCTACTGGGCCATGTTCCTGTTCGGGCTTTGCTTCACCAACCATATGACCTTGATCGTCGCGGCGATGGGCATCGAGGTCTCCATCGCGGCGGCGCAACCCAGGCTGGGCCGGGATTTGTTTCTGGGAAACAGCGTGATTTTTTTGATCGGCCTGGCCGCGAAATCGAACGGCATGCTCACCGCATTCGACAGCAACCGGCCGCTATTCGTCATCTTCGTTGTCATCGGAGTCCTGTCCATCACGGCCTGGGCGTGGCTGGCGTCAATGACGATGACGAGGGCGGAGCAATGGTCGGCGCTGGGCCGCGACATCCTGATGTTTGCGGGAGTGGGTTATCTCGTCTTTCTTGTCGCGGCCGTGTCCGGTCTGATCAACATCAGCGAATCGCGATCCTCGTTGTTGCCGGTGGTGCACCTCGCCGGTTTTGCGGCGCTGGCAGGTTTTGCGATTCCGCCGCTGCTCACGAAAAAGGGCGCGCCTCCGGATCCATCAGCCGCGTGGCGCAAAATCATTCTTGCCGCGACGGCCATCTATGTCCTTACGTTGTTCAGCACGGCTGCGGGCAAGACTGCTTGGTTTAACAAAAGCCTGTCCTTCTTTGTAGTTCACAGTCTGATCGGAGCCGCGCTGGTGCTGGCCTCCGGTTGGACGCTGATGCGGGCCCGAACATACGGCACGTATGTTTTTCCGGTGACGACCCTGGCCGTGTTCTGGGTGCTCGGAGCGGCATTTTACCTCTACATGCCGCTAGCTTCGATGACGAACCCACCTCTAAACTGGGGGTATCCGCGCACCTGGGACGGATTTCTTCACGCCCTGACGCGAGGCCAGTACGAGAAGACCAATCCCACGGCCAGTTTGGGCCGCTTCGCGGACCAGATGGGGATGTTGATCACCGGTGCGGTGGAGGAATTCAATCTTGCCTATTTGTTGATCGGGCTGGTCCCGGTTTTCTTCTTCACGCGGATGCGGAAACGCGAGCAGGCATGGTTT
- a CDS encoding FeoA family protein, whose translation MSKKPPVSEAAASRGQSFVCPLSQMRVGAACRIKQLSASPEIAQRLRELGFCEEQSVKLLSQQDNVICQVCNVRLGISAELADAILVEPLHKEEQAA comes from the coding sequence GTGAGCAAAAAGCCGCCAGTCAGCGAAGCTGCCGCGAGTCGCGGACAGTCTTTCGTGTGCCCGCTCAGTCAGATGCGTGTCGGCGCCGCCTGCCGGATCAAACAGCTTTCCGCCTCGCCTGAAATTGCTCAACGTCTGCGCGAGCTCGGCTTTTGTGAGGAACAGAGCGTCAAACTCCTCAGCCAGCAGGACAACGTCATCTGCCAGGTCTGCAACGTCCGGCTCGGGATCAGCGCGGAATTGGCCGACGCCATCCTGGTCGAGCCGCTGCACAAGGAAGAGCAGGCGGCCTGA